A DNA window from Janibacter sp. A1S7 contains the following coding sequences:
- a CDS encoding 4Fe-4S dicluster domain-containing protein, which yields MGYLSRQLAGRTDPASDAGWQDAPSRKGFFTDTSICIGCKACEVACKEWNGIPLDGLTISGNSYDNTGDLGASTWRHVAFVEQSQERIEAARESGQRLVDLGMPSVGAPDPAPQPEPAVAQPAGYGTLPAPIEGHGPALSDMLTEKASVENGGSGAYGLTADGVPIVGPVPELRWLMSSDVCKHCTHAGCLDVCPTGSLFRTEHGTVVVQDDICNGCGYCVGACPFGVIERRTDASVSVTADDHVPNVGVAQKCTLCYDRLTHDQTPACAQACPTTSIKFGTHEDMVTSARERVVQLHEQGFTEARLYGANEDDGVGGTGSVFLLLDEPEVYGLPPDPIVPTAKLPEMFRAAGVAGLGLLGAAALAFVGSRS from the coding sequence ATGGGTTACCTGAGTCGCCAGCTCGCCGGTCGCACGGACCCCGCGAGCGACGCCGGGTGGCAGGACGCGCCCAGCCGCAAGGGCTTCTTCACCGACACCTCGATCTGCATCGGCTGCAAGGCCTGCGAGGTGGCGTGCAAGGAGTGGAACGGCATCCCGCTCGACGGGTTGACGATCTCGGGCAACTCCTACGACAACACCGGTGACCTCGGGGCGAGCACGTGGCGCCACGTCGCCTTCGTCGAGCAGAGCCAGGAGCGGATCGAGGCGGCCCGCGAGTCCGGTCAGCGTCTCGTCGATCTCGGGATGCCGAGCGTCGGAGCTCCTGACCCGGCACCGCAGCCGGAGCCGGCGGTTGCGCAGCCGGCCGGCTACGGCACCCTGCCTGCGCCGATCGAGGGGCACGGGCCCGCGCTGTCGGACATGCTCACCGAGAAGGCGTCCGTCGAGAACGGCGGGAGCGGCGCCTACGGCCTGACGGCGGACGGGGTCCCCATCGTCGGCCCGGTGCCGGAGCTCCGCTGGCTGATGTCCTCGGACGTGTGCAAGCACTGCACCCACGCCGGCTGCCTCGACGTCTGCCCCACCGGCTCCCTCTTCCGCACCGAGCACGGCACCGTCGTGGTGCAGGACGACATCTGCAACGGCTGTGGCTACTGCGTGGGCGCCTGCCCCTTCGGCGTCATCGAGCGGCGCACCGATGCCAGCGTCAGCGTCACGGCGGACGACCACGTGCCCAATGTCGGTGTCGCCCAGAAGTGCACGCTCTGCTACGACCGGCTCACCCACGACCAGACCCCGGCGTGCGCCCAGGCCTGCCCGACGACCTCGATCAAGTTCGGCACGCACGAGGACATGGTGACCAGCGCCCGGGAACGGGTCGTCCAGCTGCACGAGCAGGGGTTCACCGAGGCCCGGCTGTACGGCGCCAACGAGGACGACGGCGTCGGCGGGACCGGATCGGTCTTCCTCCTGCTGGACGAGCCCGAGGTCTACGGGCTCCCGCCGGACCCGATCGTGCCGACGGCGAAGCTGCCCGAGATGTTCCGCGCCGCCGGGGTGGCCGGTCTGGGCCTGCTCGGCGCCGCTGCCCTCGCCTTCGTCGGGAGCAGGTCGTGA
- the nrfD gene encoding NrfD/PsrC family molybdoenzyme membrane anchor subunit has translation MTTSPFDNFRPPETARRRRRASGVRGAVSGAAKDVAKGARRNWMNREGGGQREAPAVPDAEFSSYYGQPVVKPVPWDHKISAYLFVGGIAGVSGIIQAGAAATGNAVLQRNSRLTAMATVGLSGAALVADLGRPERFLNMLRTVKLTSPMSVGTWILSGYAAFTGVTTATEVLGLLPARGPLRSLSRVLAPVAAPATVGQALMGAPLAAYSAVLLSDTAHPVWHESRRQLPFVFVGSAALASGGVQMLLTPLAHAGPARRLALLGAGTELVAMHRLEGHLAQLRIDEPITSGTGAGTLRLARALTLAGGAGTLLSGRSRLAALASGAALATASALTRVGVVEAGIESAKDPQYTVRLQKDRLEERRSRGVVDDSIVTVG, from the coding sequence GTGACGACCTCCCCCTTCGACAACTTCCGCCCCCCGGAGACCGCACGACGGCGTCGGCGCGCCTCCGGTGTCCGCGGCGCCGTCAGCGGTGCGGCCAAGGACGTGGCGAAGGGGGCCCGCCGCAACTGGATGAACCGCGAAGGGGGAGGCCAGCGCGAGGCGCCGGCCGTCCCGGACGCCGAGTTCTCCAGTTACTACGGGCAGCCGGTCGTCAAGCCCGTGCCCTGGGACCACAAGATCTCCGCGTACCTCTTCGTCGGCGGCATCGCGGGCGTGTCCGGGATCATCCAGGCCGGGGCTGCCGCGACGGGCAACGCTGTCCTGCAACGTAACTCGCGCCTGACCGCGATGGCTACCGTCGGCCTCAGCGGGGCCGCGCTCGTGGCCGACCTCGGTCGTCCCGAGCGCTTCCTCAACATGCTGCGCACGGTCAAGCTCACCTCGCCGATGTCGGTCGGCACATGGATCCTGTCGGGGTACGCGGCCTTCACCGGGGTGACCACCGCCACCGAGGTGCTGGGCCTGCTGCCGGCGCGCGGCCCCCTTCGCTCGCTGTCGCGGGTCCTCGCTCCGGTGGCGGCGCCCGCCACCGTCGGCCAGGCCCTGATGGGCGCGCCGTTGGCGGCCTACTCCGCCGTGCTGCTCTCGGACACCGCCCACCCGGTGTGGCACGAGAGCCGGCGACAGCTGCCCTTCGTCTTCGTCGGATCCGCCGCGCTGGCCTCCGGCGGGGTGCAGATGCTGCTCACCCCGCTGGCCCACGCCGGGCCGGCCCGACGGCTCGCGCTGCTCGGTGCGGGGACCGAGCTCGTGGCGATGCACCGGCTCGAGGGACACCTCGCGCAGCTGCGCATCGACGAGCCGATCACCTCGGGCACGGGGGCCGGCACGTTGCGGCTGGCCAGGGCCCTGACCCTCGCCGGTGGCGCCGGAACCCTGCTGTCCGGGCGGAGCCGACTCGCGGCGCTCGCCTCTGGCGCCGCGCTGGCCACCGCCTCCGCACTCACCCGCGTGGGGGTCGTCGAGGCGGGCATCGAGTCCGCGAAGGATCCCCAGTACACGGTCCGCCTGCAGAAGGACCGGCTGGAGGAGCGGCGCAGCCGCGGCGTCGTCGACGACAGCATCGTCACGGTCGGCTAG
- a CDS encoding L-lactate MFS transporter codes for MSTVDTAHQSGSSSTGNRWIILAGGVLVQLTIGAVYAWSTMGRALNAEESAFDLSTVQTAIPFEVAIGMLFLGTFLGGRIQDRKGPRVVALSGVVIYSIGIILAGFARETSDLWLLILGYGVLGGFGLGLAYIVPIAMLQKWFPDKRGLITGVAVGGFGFGAVITSPMMNRLISGMEGYQAEPTKAFLWLGGAYLVFGLIGASVFKNPPADYVPPGVAKAHEEHDAEKEERATQAARNFTQQEALSTPQWYLLTLILTVSVTAGISLISVAADAATDVAGFSVAAAATLVGVMGLFNGAGRILWAAVSDKIGRRSAFIGILGLQGLALLAIPHIGNAVIFYILAAIIYTCYGGAFGTLPATAGDFFGVKYSGGIYGLMLIGWSIGGIIGPLLISWLIGADGRYTLGFTVMGIIALVGVILPIIARPPKHA; via the coding sequence ATGAGCACGGTCGACACCGCACACCAGTCAGGGTCCAGCTCAACGGGAAACCGTTGGATCATCCTCGCCGGTGGTGTCCTCGTCCAGCTGACGATCGGCGCCGTGTACGCGTGGAGCACGATGGGCCGTGCGCTGAACGCCGAGGAATCGGCCTTCGACCTGTCGACGGTGCAGACGGCCATCCCCTTCGAGGTGGCCATCGGCATGCTCTTCCTCGGCACCTTCCTCGGGGGGCGGATCCAGGACCGCAAGGGTCCGCGGGTCGTGGCGCTCTCCGGTGTCGTCATCTACTCGATCGGCATCATCCTCGCCGGCTTCGCGCGGGAGACCTCTGACCTGTGGCTGCTGATCCTCGGCTACGGCGTGCTCGGTGGGTTCGGCCTCGGCCTGGCCTACATCGTGCCGATCGCGATGCTGCAGAAGTGGTTCCCGGACAAGCGCGGCCTGATCACGGGGGTCGCCGTCGGCGGTTTCGGCTTCGGCGCCGTGATCACCTCACCGATGATGAACCGGCTCATCTCCGGGATGGAGGGCTACCAGGCCGAGCCCACCAAGGCCTTCCTCTGGCTCGGCGGCGCCTACCTCGTCTTCGGGCTCATCGGCGCCTCGGTCTTCAAGAACCCGCCGGCGGACTACGTCCCGCCCGGTGTGGCCAAGGCCCACGAGGAGCACGACGCGGAGAAGGAGGAGCGGGCCACGCAGGCCGCCCGCAACTTCACCCAGCAGGAGGCACTGAGCACCCCGCAGTGGTACCTGCTCACCCTCATCCTCACGGTCTCGGTCACGGCAGGCATCTCCCTGATCTCCGTCGCCGCCGACGCGGCGACGGACGTCGCCGGCTTCAGCGTCGCGGCCGCCGCGACCCTCGTCGGGGTCATGGGCCTGTTCAACGGTGCCGGCCGGATCCTGTGGGCTGCGGTCTCGGACAAGATCGGCCGCAGGTCCGCCTTCATCGGCATCCTGGGCTTGCAGGGACTGGCGCTCCTGGCCATCCCGCACATCGGCAACGCGGTGATCTTCTACATCCTCGCCGCGATCATCTACACCTGCTACGGCGGCGCCTTCGGTACCCTCCCGGCCACCGCCGGTGACTTCTTCGGCGTCAAGTACTCCGGCGGCATCTACGGACTGATGCTCATCGGGTGGTCCATCGGTGGGATCATCGGCCCGCTGCTCATCTCCTGGCTGATCGGCGCCGACGGGCGCTACACGCTGGGCTTCACCGTCATGGGCATCATCGCGCTGGTCGGCGTCATCCTCCCGATCATCGCGCGGCCACCGAAACACGCC